From one Geoalkalibacter halelectricus genomic stretch:
- the cobS gene encoding adenosylcobinamide-GDP ribazoletransferase: MKREWFELRLAGAFLTVFPVARDLKTTPERLGRSLAFFPAVGLILGLLLVVLNWALGALLPRAVLDCVLILILIGATGALHLDGMADLLDGLAGGKDREGILRIMKDSRVGAMGVVGLIMVLLLKYLALFNVPEDFKSAALLIMPCAGRWIQVVLASFCRYVRPEGGTGGAFVDHAGEREFLIGTATLLLAALVLFGLKGIFLVFLIGLAAMVLLRYFEARLGGVTGDVLGAATEVVEVLTLLLILAVISS; encoded by the coding sequence ATGAAACGCGAATGGTTCGAGCTGCGCCTGGCCGGCGCATTTCTCACCGTTTTTCCGGTGGCGCGCGACCTGAAAACCACCCCGGAGCGCCTCGGGCGCAGCCTGGCGTTTTTCCCCGCTGTCGGCCTGATTCTGGGCCTGCTGCTGGTGGTGCTCAATTGGGCCCTGGGCGCCTTGCTGCCACGCGCGGTTCTCGACTGCGTACTAATCCTGATCCTCATCGGCGCCACCGGCGCCCTGCACCTCGATGGCATGGCCGATCTGCTCGACGGTCTGGCCGGCGGCAAGGATCGCGAGGGCATCCTGCGCATCATGAAGGACAGCCGCGTGGGCGCCATGGGCGTCGTCGGCCTGATCATGGTGTTGCTGCTCAAGTATCTGGCGCTGTTCAACGTACCGGAGGACTTCAAGTCGGCGGCGCTGCTCATCATGCCCTGCGCCGGGCGCTGGATCCAGGTGGTGCTGGCCTCCTTCTGCCGCTACGTGCGCCCGGAAGGCGGCACCGGCGGCGCCTTCGTCGACCATGCCGGTGAACGCGAATTTCTCATCGGCACCGCCACCCTGCTCCTCGCCGCCCTGGTTCTGTTCGGCCTCAAAGGAATTTTCCTGGTGTTTCTCATCGGCCTGGCGGCCATGGTTCTGCTGCGCTACTTCGAGGCGCGCCTCGGCGGGGTGACAGGCGACGTGCTCGGCGCCGCCACCGAAGTCGTCGAAGTGCTCAC
- the cobT gene encoding nicotinate-nucleotide--dimethylbenzimidazole phosphoribosyltransferase — protein sequence MSSAILTRTLAAISSVDLERMAAVQARLDRQTKPRGSLGRLEEFARRFVAITGRETIRRKEIYTFAGDHGVAAEGVSAFPREVTPQMVYNFLAGGAGVNALARHAGAEVRVVDMGVDHDFGGLPGLIDRKIACGTANFRSGPAMSRAQALTALEAGITLAEAAVDAGIDLLGTGDMGIANTTPSAAIAAVFSGLPVAQVTHRGTGIDDKALAHKIAVIEEALRINQPNPQDPVDVLAKVGGFEIGGIAGLVLGCAARSVPVVVDGFISTAGALIACELHPQVREYIFAAHRSVEVGHAALLERIGQQPILDLHMRLGEGTGAALAMSLIEAALRGLREIATFDQAGVSRGSDQ from the coding sequence ATGTCCTCAGCGATTCTCACCCGCACCCTGGCCGCTATTTCTTCCGTCGACCTCGAGCGCATGGCCGCCGTGCAAGCGCGTCTGGACCGTCAGACCAAACCGCGCGGCTCCCTCGGCCGGCTCGAGGAATTCGCCCGACGCTTTGTCGCCATCACCGGCCGCGAGACCATCCGCCGCAAGGAGATCTACACCTTCGCCGGCGACCACGGCGTGGCCGCCGAGGGCGTGAGCGCCTTTCCCCGCGAGGTCACCCCGCAGATGGTGTACAACTTTCTCGCCGGCGGCGCCGGAGTCAACGCCCTGGCGCGTCACGCCGGCGCCGAGGTGCGGGTGGTGGACATGGGTGTGGATCACGATTTCGGCGGACTGCCCGGGCTTATCGACCGCAAGATCGCCTGTGGCACCGCCAATTTTCGCTCGGGGCCGGCGATGAGCCGCGCCCAGGCCCTCACCGCCCTGGAGGCGGGCATCACCCTGGCCGAAGCGGCCGTGGACGCCGGGATCGATCTGCTCGGCACCGGCGACATGGGGATCGCCAACACCACGCCCTCGGCGGCCATCGCCGCCGTCTTCAGCGGTCTGCCGGTTGCACAGGTGACCCATCGCGGCACGGGCATCGACGACAAGGCTCTGGCCCACAAAATCGCGGTGATCGAGGAAGCCTTGCGCATCAACCAGCCCAACCCCCAGGATCCCGTCGACGTGCTGGCCAAGGTCGGCGGCTTTGAGATCGGCGGCATCGCCGGGCTGGTGCTGGGCTGCGCGGCGCGCTCGGTGCCGGTGGTGGTGGACGGCTTCATCTCCACCGCCGGGGCGCTCATCGCCTGCGAACTCCATCCTCAAGTGCGCGAATACATCTTCGCCGCGCACCGCTCGGTGGAGGTCGGCCACGCCGCCCTGCTCGAGCGCATCGGCCAACAACCGATTCTGGATCTGCACATGCGCCTTGGCGAGGGCACCGGTGCCGCCCTGGCCATGAGCCTCATCGAAGCGGCCCTGCGCGGGCTGCGTGAAATCGCAACCTTCGACCAGGCCGGCGTGAGCCGCGGGAGCGACCAATGA
- the cobU gene encoding bifunctional adenosylcobinamide kinase/adenosylcobinamide-phosphate guanylyltransferase, whose amino-acid sequence MAPTVFITGGARSGKSAFAQQRAESHPGSLLYLAAARSEDAEMAARIQAHQEARGPRWRTVEEPLDIPGALREARGCEAVLFDCVTLWLSNLLFHHREDQAAVLAAVDGLVAILPRLEAPLYLVSNEVGSGIVPENRLARLFRDLAGTANQRLAAAADEAWLVAAGCPLRLK is encoded by the coding sequence ATGGCCCCCACCGTTTTCATCACCGGCGGCGCGCGCTCGGGAAAAAGCGCCTTCGCCCAACAACGGGCCGAGAGCCATCCGGGAAGCCTGCTCTACCTGGCCGCGGCACGCAGCGAGGATGCGGAGATGGCCGCGCGCATCCAGGCTCATCAGGAGGCACGCGGACCGCGCTGGCGAACAGTAGAGGAGCCGCTGGATATTCCCGGCGCTCTGCGGGAGGCCCGGGGGTGCGAGGCGGTGCTTTTCGACTGCGTCACCCTGTGGCTGAGCAACCTGCTGTTTCATCACCGCGAGGACCAAGCGGCCGTTCTGGCGGCCGTTGATGGTCTCGTTGCGATTCTGCCGCGCCTGGAGGCTCCCCTCTACCTGGTGAGCAACGAGGTCGGCAGCGGCATCGTGCCTGAAAACCGCCTCGCGCGCCTGTTCCGCGATCTGGCCGGCACCGCCAACCAGCGCCTGGCGGCGGCGGCGGATGAAGCCTGGCTGGTCGCCGCGGGCTGCCCGCTGCGCCTTAAATAA